One Paenibacillus sp. FSL W8-0186 genomic window carries:
- a CDS encoding glycoside hydrolase family 9 protein, with protein sequence MINLMKSSGSSVRSLAKLTAIMLIFMLALSALLPAGIHADTDPSPIRVNQIGYLPGADKIATIVSSSTSPLAWELRKAGGSVAAQGQTHVYGLDQASADRIHHADFSSVTEQGTYRLWVSGLGESVPFAINGNLYPDLPSEAMEYFYFHRMGVDIQAQHLSNPAFAHKALHPGDSSIGCYNSWCGSERLNVKNSWADAGDFGIYPVNQAISAWTLLNLYERYPGAFPDGSLNIPESGNGIPDILDEVLFGSTFMKGVMPSTGLASHKIHNDNWSAFPVTNIDAENSMNRQAQPPSTNATYAVARNLAHLARLIKPYKEAEAAEMWGIAKEAWARASANPNVLYTSQTPDAPGGGDYDDIRTSDDRYAAAAELYLTAYALGDSNASSYKAAVTSSPHYREVSQFDWQSTATTGTLSILSAQNDLPASDLQAMKMNVLNQADGMLSTLNGEGYPVLLPGNKGYDWGSNSAIANKMILLGYAYDLSQNLDYLKGMNRGMDYFMGNNAMRLSYITGYGQYYETDTHDRWAWGKYQSGVPYPKGWLSGGPNNTVINDSATPTGMPAAKSYAPKNTAPDAWVSKENTINWNAPLVWISKYIQDHREPLGGGANENPNPDPGPGPNPNPGPSGDLAVQYKAGDTNAADNQFKPHFNIVNKGAAAVPLSELSLRYYFTADGNGQLQYNCDWAMVGCSNVNGAFVKMNPGKANADTYLEITFKAAAGSLQPGGQTGDIQTRNHASNWANLNESNDYSFDPTKTAYANWERVTLYHNGTLVFGNEP encoded by the coding sequence ATGATAAATTTAATGAAGAGTTCGGGAAGCAGTGTGCGGAGCCTTGCGAAACTAACCGCAATCATGCTCATTTTCATGCTGGCGCTATCCGCTTTGTTGCCGGCAGGAATTCATGCGGACACCGATCCTAGCCCCATTCGGGTAAACCAAATCGGTTACTTGCCCGGAGCCGATAAAATAGCCACGATTGTCAGCAGCTCGACATCCCCGCTTGCCTGGGAGCTGCGCAAGGCAGGAGGCAGCGTGGCGGCTCAAGGACAAACGCATGTTTATGGCCTGGATCAGGCTTCTGCCGATCGCATTCATCATGCCGATTTTTCGTCTGTCACGGAACAAGGCACTTATAGACTGTGGGTTTCCGGATTAGGAGAAAGCGTGCCGTTTGCCATTAACGGCAATTTATATCCGGACCTGCCGAGCGAGGCAATGGAATATTTCTATTTCCACCGGATGGGCGTAGATATTCAGGCGCAACATTTGAGTAACCCGGCCTTTGCCCACAAAGCGCTCCATCCGGGAGACAGCTCGATCGGCTGTTATAATAGCTGGTGCGGAAGCGAAAGACTCAATGTGAAAAATTCCTGGGCGGATGCAGGGGACTTCGGAATCTATCCTGTGAATCAGGCGATATCAGCCTGGACGCTGTTGAATCTATACGAGCGTTATCCCGGGGCTTTCCCGGACGGCTCCCTGAACATCCCGGAGAGCGGGAACGGCATTCCCGATATTCTTGACGAAGTTCTTTTCGGTTCGACGTTTATGAAGGGAGTTATGCCTTCGACCGGATTGGCCTCGCATAAAATTCATAATGACAATTGGAGCGCGTTTCCGGTGACGAATATTGACGCCGAGAACAGCATGAACCGTCAGGCTCAGCCGCCTTCCACAAATGCGACCTATGCGGTGGCCCGCAACCTGGCGCATCTGGCTCGCCTGATCAAGCCGTATAAAGAAGCAGAAGCCGCAGAGATGTGGGGAATTGCCAAGGAGGCTTGGGCACGGGCCTCAGCGAATCCGAACGTTCTCTATACCTCGCAAACGCCGGATGCTCCGGGCGGCGGGGATTATGATGACATTCGCACAAGCGATGACCGGTATGCGGCGGCCGCAGAGCTATACTTGACGGCCTATGCGCTTGGCGACAGCAATGCATCGTCCTACAAAGCAGCGGTAACTTCGTCACCACATTACCGCGAGGTATCCCAGTTCGACTGGCAGTCTACTGCTACAACAGGAACGCTGTCCATACTGTCGGCCCAGAACGATCTGCCAGCCTCCGATCTTCAAGCCATGAAGATGAATGTGCTGAATCAGGCGGACGGTATGCTGTCGACATTAAATGGCGAAGGGTATCCTGTGCTGCTGCCGGGGAATAAAGGTTATGACTGGGGTTCCAACTCCGCCATTGCCAATAAAATGATATTGCTCGGGTACGCTTACGATCTTAGCCAGAACCTGGATTATTTAAAAGGGATGAACCGGGGGATGGATTATTTCATGGGCAATAATGCGATGAGATTATCCTATATTACGGGATACGGCCAATATTACGAGACGGATACGCATGACCGCTGGGCCTGGGGCAAGTACCAAAGCGGTGTGCCGTATCCGAAGGGCTGGCTGTCCGGCGGGCCGAACAATACGGTGATCAACGATTCGGCGACACCGACGGGAATGCCTGCAGCCAAATCGTATGCGCCGAAAAATACGGCTCCTGATGCCTGGGTATCCAAAGAGAATACGATCAACTGGAATGCGCCGCTGGTATGGATCTCCAAATACATTCAAGACCATAGAGAACCTTTAGGCGGAGGCGCGAACGAGAATCCAAATCCTGATCCGGGACCTGGACCGAATCCGAACCCGGGACCTAGCGGAGATTTGGCCGTTCAGTACAAAGCCGGAGATACGAATGCAGCCGACAACCAGTTCAAGCCTCATTTCAATATCGTGAACAAGGGGGCTGCGGCAGTGCCTTTAAGCGAGCTGAGTCTGCGATATTATTTCACAGCTGACGGCAATGGCCAGCTGCAATACAATTGTGACTGGGCCATGGTAGGCTGCTCCAACGTGAACGGGGCTTTCGTGAAAATGAATCCGGGCAAAGCGAACGCCGATACCTACCTGGAAATCACATTTAAAGCCGCAGCGGGTTCGCTGCAGCCCGGCGGGCAGACGGGGGATATCCAGACGCGCAATCATGCGAGCAACTGGGCGAACCTCAACGAGAGCAATGACTATTCCTTTGATCCAACCAAGACCGCGTATGCAAATTGGGAACGTGTCACCTTGTACCATAACGGTACACTGGTGTTCGGAAACGAGCCTTGA
- a CDS encoding folylpolyglutamate synthase/dihydrofolate synthase family protein: MGVNLSEEIQLPLASYTDAVEWINSLIPFGIRPGLERIQRMMEHFGNPQRRLKFIHVAGTNGKGSSCAFLSSTLKECGYDVGMFTSPYITKFTNRFQFNGEDIPEETLLSLANRIAPVVKEIAASELGSPTMFEVSTALAILYFAEVCYPDVVVWETGLGGRMDVTNLVTPIVSLITNVGMDHTDILGDSLEEIAREKAGIIKPGVPVISCASQPSVIAILRETAKAKGATLYLLGEQFHYDGGGLSGRTQSIHFKGPFRSMDIELSMLGRHQCTNAAGVMMVLEVLRQYMAFVLEDELLLSGFKNAFWAGRLEQVSDQPRIVLDGAHNPEGAEALARSLPEAFSYRKLNLMMGMLANKHHREYLEHILPIVDTLILTEPDFRKKMDADSLYQLVEQIRKDMAKADLEVIVERDWKRALALLQSRTEREDLGVVTGTLYMISDVRATLLHQTDSEKGW; the protein is encoded by the coding sequence ATGGGGGTTAATCTTTCGGAAGAAATCCAGCTGCCGCTGGCAAGTTACACAGATGCGGTAGAGTGGATTAACAGCTTGATACCGTTTGGCATCCGTCCGGGTCTGGAGCGTATTCAGCGGATGATGGAGCACTTTGGCAACCCGCAGCGAAGACTCAAGTTCATACATGTGGCCGGAACGAATGGCAAAGGCTCTTCTTGTGCTTTTTTAAGCTCAACGCTTAAGGAGTGCGGATATGACGTAGGGATGTTCACATCCCCTTACATTACGAAATTTACGAACAGATTCCAGTTTAACGGAGAGGATATTCCAGAGGAGACGCTGTTAAGCTTGGCTAACCGGATTGCTCCTGTTGTGAAAGAGATCGCTGCTAGCGAGTTAGGATCTCCAACGATGTTTGAAGTGAGTACGGCCCTTGCGATTCTCTACTTCGCGGAAGTATGCTATCCCGATGTCGTAGTATGGGAGACTGGGCTCGGGGGCAGAATGGATGTTACGAACCTGGTTACTCCGATCGTGTCCCTTATTACGAATGTTGGCATGGATCATACCGACATCTTGGGAGATTCCCTAGAGGAGATCGCCCGCGAAAAAGCAGGCATTATCAAGCCTGGCGTGCCGGTAATCAGCTGTGCCAGCCAGCCTTCCGTTATCGCCATACTGAGAGAAACGGCAAAAGCGAAGGGAGCGACGCTCTATTTGCTCGGAGAGCAGTTTCATTACGATGGCGGCGGCTTAAGCGGGCGGACCCAAAGCATTCATTTTAAAGGGCCGTTCCGCAGTATGGACATCGAGCTGTCGATGCTTGGAAGGCATCAATGCACGAATGCTGCCGGAGTGATGATGGTGCTGGAGGTACTGCGCCAATATATGGCCTTCGTTCTCGAGGATGAGCTGCTGCTGTCCGGGTTCAAGAACGCCTTCTGGGCAGGCCGGCTGGAGCAGGTGTCAGATCAGCCGCGTATCGTTCTGGACGGCGCCCATAACCCGGAGGGGGCGGAGGCGCTCGCGAGAAGTCTTCCGGAAGCTTTCAGCTACCGGAAGCTGAATTTGATGATGGGTATGCTCGCTAATAAGCATCATCGCGAATACTTGGAGCATATATTACCAATAGTGGATACGCTTATTCTGACCGAGCCCGATTTTCGCAAGAAAATGGATGCGGATTCGTTGTATCAGCTCGTAGAGCAAATCCGGAAGGATATGGCGAAGGCGGATCTGGAAGTCATTGTGGAGCGTGACTGGAAGCGTGCGCTGGCACTGCTGCAATCACGGACGGAACGGGAGGATCTTGGGGTCGTCACTGGCACGCTTTATATGATTTCGGACGTGCGGGCAACCCTTTTGCATCAAACCGATTCTGAAAAAGGCTGGTGA
- a CDS encoding energy-coupling factor transporter ATPase — translation MNTLLPNQETMDKPMVLETKNLSLAFSEDGEEQVFSSISLGLHQGELMLLLGPSGCGKSSLALCLNRVYPSAIDSLVTGGVYLYGKSLEGQDPGEIAQQVGIVFQDVDSQFCMLKVEEELAFCLENIGCPREQINAKIDEALRLVDLTGWRSANIHTLSGGMKQRLALACALALNPDVLILDEPTSNLDPLACSHLADLIHSIRKQRQMSILLIEHQLDAWMPYVDRLAVMGTEGKLVYEGEPRTYFANFKEEAQHLGIWMPGAVRLHEQLQIDRESSWQPLTRDELAELWLSKPDSVKRTLLQQLEQTDASRSKLPDEGAADAGGKEALLSVNSLSFERSGGQKILERLSLSIPAGQFIALVGQNGAGKTTLAALLSGILEPSSGGITFAGRPLPDWPEKELRKRVGLIFQHPEHQFVTDTVYDELAFGLRLQKLSEEAVSDRVESLLEQYRLQHRRNFSPFALSQGQKRRLSVAAMLSEEQQVLLCDEPTFGQDAYSALELMNSLRARVDRGLTVIMITHDMELVQQFADRVIVLGEGNIQWDGRPDALWDWPEEELRAHKLVPPLSAHLKNKLRWALRRPQETCGEVIV, via the coding sequence ATGAATACATTGCTCCCGAATCAAGAAACGATGGATAAACCGATGGTCTTGGAGACAAAAAATTTATCCCTTGCTTTCAGCGAGGACGGGGAGGAGCAGGTGTTCTCCTCGATTTCCCTCGGGCTGCATCAAGGTGAATTGATGCTGCTCCTTGGTCCAAGCGGCTGTGGAAAAAGTTCCTTGGCCCTCTGCCTGAACCGGGTGTACCCGTCAGCCATTGATAGCCTGGTGACAGGCGGCGTTTATCTGTATGGCAAATCCCTAGAGGGACAGGATCCAGGTGAAATTGCGCAGCAGGTAGGCATTGTGTTCCAAGACGTGGACAGCCAATTTTGCATGCTTAAGGTGGAGGAGGAGCTTGCTTTTTGCCTGGAAAATATCGGATGTCCACGGGAACAAATCAACGCGAAAATCGACGAAGCGCTGCGGCTTGTCGATTTGACCGGCTGGCGGAGCGCGAATATCCATACTTTATCCGGTGGAATGAAGCAGCGGCTTGCCCTAGCCTGCGCTCTGGCATTGAATCCGGATGTTCTCATCCTTGACGAGCCCACATCTAATCTGGATCCGCTGGCTTGCTCGCACTTGGCCGATCTCATTCATTCCATCCGCAAGCAGCGGCAAATGAGCATCTTGCTGATCGAACACCAGCTTGATGCCTGGATGCCTTATGTCGATCGCCTTGCCGTGATGGGCACAGAAGGTAAACTTGTTTACGAGGGGGAGCCCCGAACCTATTTCGCCAATTTCAAAGAAGAGGCGCAGCATTTGGGAATATGGATGCCAGGGGCCGTCCGCCTGCATGAGCAGCTGCAGATAGACAGAGAATCTTCATGGCAGCCGCTCACCAGGGACGAGCTGGCTGAACTGTGGCTGAGCAAACCCGATTCCGTAAAAAGAACGCTGCTTCAGCAGCTGGAGCAAACCGATGCCTCCCGATCCAAGCTGCCGGACGAAGGGGCTGCCGATGCTGGCGGCAAGGAAGCCTTGCTGTCGGTCAATAGCCTTTCCTTCGAGCGCAGCGGAGGACAGAAGATTCTCGAGCGGCTGTCACTGTCGATCCCTGCCGGGCAGTTCATTGCCCTCGTCGGCCAGAACGGGGCGGGGAAGACGACCCTCGCCGCGCTCTTGTCGGGCATATTGGAGCCATCCTCCGGCGGTATCACCTTCGCTGGTCGACCCTTGCCGGACTGGCCGGAGAAAGAGCTGCGTAAGCGTGTTGGTCTCATTTTCCAGCATCCGGAGCATCAATTCGTCACTGATACCGTCTACGACGAGCTTGCCTTCGGCCTGCGGCTGCAGAAGCTGTCCGAGGAGGCTGTATCCGATCGGGTCGAGTCGCTGCTTGAGCAGTATCGCCTGCAGCACCGTCGCAACTTCAGTCCCTTCGCCCTGAGCCAGGGACAAAAGCGCCGATTAAGCGTGGCCGCGATGCTGTCTGAGGAGCAGCAGGTTCTGCTCTGCGACGAGCCGACCTTCGGCCAGGATGCTTACTCTGCCCTGGAGCTGATGAACTCGCTTCGCGCCCGGGTAGACCGCGGACTAACCGTCATCATGATTACCCATGATATGGAGCTTGTCCAGCAATTTGCCGATCGGGTCATCGTGCTGGGCGAGGGGAATATTCAATGGGACGGACGCCCCGATGCATTATGGGATTGGCCGGAGGAGGAGCTTCGGGCGCATAAGCTCGTCCCGCCGCTCTCAGCCCATTTGAAGAATAAGCTAAGATGGGCGCTCCGGAGACCACAAGAAACTTGCGGGGAGGTTATCGTATGA
- a CDS encoding valine--tRNA ligase produces MSEIQEHSSANNMPTTYDPKAAEQKWYRYWMEGGFFKAGQVPEAKPYTIVIPPPNVTGMLHIGHALDFTLQDILIRTKRMQGYDALWLPGSDHAGIATQTRVEQTLRAEGISRYDLGREKFLEKVWEWKEHYADTIREQWAKMGFSLDYSRERFTLDEGLSKAVREVFVKLYEKGLIYRGKYIINWDPAARTALSDIEVEYKEVNGHLYHLQYPLKDGSGFITVATTRPETMLGDTAVAVHPEDERYRHLIGQPLVLPIVNREIPIIADEYVDKEFGSGAVKITPAHDPNDFEVGLRHDLPQITVMDESGKMNEAAGKYQGMDRSECRKAIVADLKESGVLVRIEDHVHQVGHSERSGAVVEPYLSTQWFVKMKPLAEAAIAAQKSGKGVHFVPERFEKIYLHWIENVRDWCISRQLWWGHRIPAWYCESCGELHVAREAVDTCAKCGGHKLVQDDDVLDTWFSSALWPFSTLGWPDENSEDFKRFFPTDVLVTGYDIIYFWVARMIFTALEFTGEIPFKDVLIHGLVRDSEGQKMSKSLGNGVDPLDVIEKYGADAMRYMISTSSTPGQDLRFHWERVEQARNFANKIWNASRFALMNLEGVTFEDIDIQGDLSTSDRWILHRFNETARNITRLIDAYEFGETGRELYNFIWDDLCDWYIEFAKLSFYGEDPVAKRKTQSVLAYVLDRTLRLIHPFMPFISEEIWQHLPHRGKTITLAEWPQFDPSLEAPDAVREMNLLIDIIRSVRNIRAEVNVPMSKQIELIVKPGSAELLDIIERNSHYIRRFCNTSQYEASLSAAVPEKAMTAVVTGAELYLPLAGLIDISQEIARLEKELGHLNKEVERVEKKLANEGFVSKAPAKVIEEERAKMADYASKRDKVLARIAELKG; encoded by the coding sequence ATGTCAGAGATCCAAGAGCATTCGTCGGCGAACAACATGCCGACAACGTATGATCCCAAGGCTGCAGAACAGAAATGGTATCGCTACTGGATGGAGGGCGGCTTCTTTAAGGCGGGCCAAGTACCGGAAGCCAAGCCGTACACGATCGTCATTCCCCCGCCAAACGTAACGGGCATGCTTCATATCGGGCATGCGCTGGACTTTACGCTGCAGGATATCCTGATCCGCACGAAGCGGATGCAGGGGTACGATGCTTTATGGCTGCCGGGCTCCGACCATGCTGGAATAGCGACGCAGACGAGAGTGGAGCAGACGCTCCGGGCAGAGGGAATTTCCCGCTATGATCTTGGCCGCGAGAAGTTTCTTGAGAAGGTATGGGAATGGAAAGAGCATTATGCGGATACGATTCGAGAGCAATGGGCGAAGATGGGCTTCTCGCTGGACTATTCACGCGAGCGCTTTACTCTGGATGAGGGGCTGTCCAAGGCGGTGCGCGAGGTATTCGTCAAGCTCTATGAAAAGGGCCTGATCTATCGCGGCAAATATATTATTAACTGGGATCCTGCAGCCCGCACGGCCCTCTCGGATATTGAAGTGGAATATAAAGAGGTCAACGGTCATTTGTACCACCTGCAGTATCCGCTTAAAGATGGCAGTGGATTCATTACAGTAGCTACGACAAGACCGGAGACGATGCTTGGGGATACGGCTGTGGCGGTTCATCCTGAGGATGAGCGGTACCGTCATCTAATCGGCCAGCCGCTCGTGCTGCCCATTGTAAATCGTGAAATTCCGATCATTGCCGACGAATATGTCGATAAAGAATTCGGCAGCGGAGCGGTGAAAATTACGCCTGCCCATGACCCGAATGACTTCGAGGTAGGACTGCGTCATGATTTGCCGCAAATTACCGTCATGGATGAGAGCGGCAAGATGAATGAGGCGGCCGGCAAATACCAGGGAATGGACCGCAGCGAGTGCCGGAAGGCCATCGTGGCCGATCTCAAGGAGTCCGGCGTTCTCGTACGGATCGAGGATCATGTTCACCAGGTCGGCCATAGCGAGCGTTCTGGCGCCGTAGTCGAGCCTTATTTATCGACGCAATGGTTCGTTAAAATGAAGCCTCTGGCGGAAGCGGCAATCGCTGCCCAAAAATCAGGCAAAGGCGTCCATTTCGTGCCGGAGCGGTTCGAGAAAATTTATCTGCACTGGATCGAAAATGTGCGCGACTGGTGCATCTCCCGCCAGTTGTGGTGGGGCCACCGCATTCCGGCTTGGTATTGCGAATCCTGTGGGGAGCTGCATGTCGCTAGGGAGGCCGTGGATACCTGCGCCAAATGCGGAGGTCATAAACTGGTGCAGGACGACGACGTTTTGGACACGTGGTTCAGCTCGGCCTTGTGGCCGTTCTCCACACTCGGCTGGCCGGATGAGAACAGCGAGGACTTCAAGCGCTTTTTCCCGACGGATGTTCTCGTTACCGGATACGACATCATTTATTTCTGGGTAGCGCGGATGATCTTTACCGCCCTTGAGTTTACTGGAGAAATCCCATTCAAGGATGTGCTGATCCACGGGTTGGTACGGGACAGCGAAGGGCAGAAAATGTCCAAATCGCTGGGGAACGGCGTTGATCCGCTTGATGTCATCGAGAAATACGGCGCGGATGCCATGCGCTACATGATCTCTACGAGCAGTACGCCTGGCCAGGATCTGCGCTTCCATTGGGAACGCGTCGAGCAGGCCCGCAACTTTGCGAATAAAATCTGGAATGCCTCCAGGTTTGCGTTAATGAATCTGGAAGGCGTAACGTTTGAGGATATCGATATTCAAGGAGATCTGTCGACTTCCGACCGCTGGATTCTCCACCGCTTCAATGAGACAGCCCGCAACATTACCCGCCTGATTGATGCTTATGAATTTGGGGAGACAGGCCGGGAGCTGTACAACTTCATCTGGGATGACCTGTGCGATTGGTATATTGAGTTCGCTAAACTGTCGTTCTACGGCGAAGATCCTGTTGCCAAAAGAAAGACGCAATCCGTTCTAGCCTACGTGCTCGACCGGACGCTGCGCTTGATCCATCCTTTCATGCCGTTTATTTCCGAGGAAATATGGCAGCATTTGCCGCATCGCGGCAAAACGATTACGCTGGCTGAATGGCCGCAGTTTGATCCGTCGCTGGAGGCACCGGATGCTGTGCGCGAAATGAATTTGCTGATCGACATTATCCGCTCTGTTCGGAATATCCGGGCAGAAGTGAACGTGCCGATGAGCAAGCAAATTGAATTGATTGTGAAGCCGGGCTCCGCCGAGCTGCTGGACATTATCGAGCGGAACAGCCACTACATCCGGCGTTTCTGCAACACCTCGCAATACGAGGCCTCACTGAGCGCCGCTGTCCCGGAAAAAGCGATGACGGCAGTGGTGACCGGGGCCGAGCTGTACTTGCCACTGGCAGGACTGATCGATATCAGCCAGGAGATCGCCCGCCTGGAGAAGGAGCTCGGGCACTTGAACAAAGAGGTTGAGCGCGTAGAGAAGAAGCTGGCGAATGAAGGCTTTGTTTCCAAAGCCCCTGCCAAGGTCATCGAGGAAGAACGCGCCAAAATGGCCGATTATGCGAGCAAACGCGACAAAGTGCTGGCACGGATCGCTGAATTAAAAGGTTAG
- a CDS encoding energy-coupling factor transporter transmembrane component T, translating into MIRSGALGELLNDMNPSIKGLTVITGVILMSLAFDPVTVSVSLIYILMITVIFGRISWRRWLFLFVPFFILAIGYFWTAALFPRSDLPQDSPLLLSWGPLKLTEAGFNLALSLALRTLMFSALSLLFVLTTEPVKFMLSLMQQCKLPPKLAYGILAGFRFLPLFREELLIMQQAHRIRGIWREKRNIRSALHAFKRYSIPLLASAIRKSERVAVAMVSRGFTGGKRDFYYRMTIRPRDWMLMFIVLAGIALGYTVSYALGTLTWYGGQL; encoded by the coding sequence ATGATAAGATCAGGCGCATTGGGGGAGCTCCTGAATGATATGAATCCCTCCATCAAAGGACTCACCGTCATCACAGGGGTCATTTTAATGTCGCTTGCCTTCGATCCGGTTACCGTTTCCGTCAGCCTCATTTATATATTGATGATTACCGTCATATTTGGCCGGATTTCCTGGCGCAGATGGCTGTTCTTGTTTGTGCCTTTCTTTATACTGGCGATCGGTTATTTCTGGACAGCTGCTCTTTTTCCACGTTCCGATCTGCCGCAGGACTCCCCTTTACTCTTATCGTGGGGACCGCTGAAGCTGACGGAGGCCGGGTTCAATCTGGCCCTATCGCTCGCCTTGCGTACCTTGATGTTCTCGGCGCTGTCGCTCCTGTTCGTCCTAACGACCGAACCCGTCAAATTTATGCTTAGTCTCATGCAGCAATGCAAGCTGCCGCCGAAGCTGGCGTACGGCATCTTGGCCGGATTCCGCTTCCTCCCCCTGTTCCGCGAGGAGCTGCTCATTATGCAGCAGGCCCACCGGATTCGGGGCATATGGCGGGAGAAGCGCAATATCCGCTCGGCGCTCCATGCTTTCAAGCGTTACAGTATCCCGCTCCTGGCCAGCGCCATACGCAAATCGGAGCGGGTTGCCGTCGCCATGGTGTCGCGCGGCTTTACCGGCGGTAAACGGGATTTCTACTACCGAATGACCATTCGTCCGCGGGACTGGATGCTCATGTTCATCGTGCTGGCCGGCATTGCTCTGGGATACACGGTATCCTATGCGCTAGGCACCTTGACGTGGTACGGGGGCCAATTATAG
- the murC gene encoding UDP-N-acetylmuramate--L-alanine ligase: MNTTEQHVHFIGIGGYGMSAIARVMLEMGYTVTGSDVASQELTEKLAAKGAKIYIGHTKEQVHGADLVVYSTALPKDNVERVAAEEQGIPVLHRSQMLARLLNERTGVAVAGAHGKTTTSSMIALVMEQCGTDPTYIIGGEIMDIGTNAKAGQGKCVVAEADESDGSFLQYHPSLGIVTNIEADHLENYGGDFGKLKEAYVQFLNQIKPGGKAIVSGDDRNVRDLLPKLQCEVVTYGIETACDYTATDIELGDRKVAFTMNRGGQPLGRVKLSVPGRHNVHNAMATVIACLESGIPFAEIAEAIQHFHGAKRRFQVLGESRGILVIDDYAHHPTEIEATIAAAKATGKRIIAVFQPQRYSRTFFLLDAFSRAFSGADEVIITDIYSPAGEKQIEGINSSKLVELIKLNSNAGARHLPTKQDVLDDLQGRLQPGDLVITMGAGDIWKVGHELAKSLA; this comes from the coding sequence TTGAATACGACAGAACAACATGTACATTTTATCGGGATCGGTGGCTATGGAATGAGCGCTATTGCCCGCGTTATGCTGGAAATGGGCTACACCGTAACCGGATCGGACGTAGCTTCCCAGGAGTTGACGGAGAAGCTGGCGGCCAAAGGAGCCAAAATTTATATCGGACATACTAAAGAGCAGGTGCATGGGGCGGATTTAGTCGTGTATTCGACTGCGCTGCCCAAGGATAATGTCGAACGGGTAGCCGCGGAGGAACAGGGAATTCCGGTCCTGCATCGTTCGCAAATGCTGGCAAGGCTGCTGAACGAACGTACAGGCGTGGCTGTTGCCGGAGCACATGGCAAAACGACGACCTCCTCCATGATCGCTCTGGTGATGGAACAATGCGGGACGGATCCTACCTATATTATTGGCGGCGAAATTATGGATATTGGAACAAATGCCAAAGCAGGGCAGGGAAAATGCGTCGTCGCTGAGGCCGATGAGAGCGATGGCTCATTTCTTCAATACCATCCTTCGCTTGGCATCGTTACAAACATTGAGGCAGACCATTTGGAGAATTACGGCGGCGACTTCGGCAAGCTTAAAGAGGCCTACGTGCAGTTCCTGAATCAAATCAAACCAGGAGGCAAAGCGATCGTGTCCGGAGATGACCGGAACGTCCGCGATTTGCTGCCGAAGCTGCAATGCGAGGTCGTGACCTATGGCATCGAAACAGCATGCGATTATACGGCAACGGATATTGAGCTTGGAGACCGGAAGGTCGCGTTTACGATGAACCGCGGCGGGCAGCCCTTGGGCCGAGTCAAGCTTTCGGTTCCCGGAAGACATAATGTCCATAATGCCATGGCCACGGTAATTGCATGTCTTGAGTCAGGCATTCCTTTTGCAGAGATCGCCGAGGCGATTCAGCACTTTCATGGCGCGAAACGCCGATTCCAGGTGCTGGGCGAGAGCCGCGGCATTCTGGTAATCGATGATTATGCCCATCATCCGACGGAGATTGAAGCAACGATTGCCGCAGCTAAAGCGACCGGCAAACGGATCATTGCCGTATTCCAGCCCCAGCGGTATTCGCGAACCTTCTTCCTGTTGGATGCGTTCAGCCGCGCGTTTAGCGGAGCGGATGAGGTGATCATTACGGATATCTACTCGCCTGCGGGAGAGAAGCAGATTGAAGGCATCAATTCGTCGAAACTGGTAGAGCTGATTAAATTGAACAGCAATGCCGGAGCTAGGCACCTGCCGACAAAGCAGGATGTCCTCGATGATTTGCAAGGACGTTTGCAGCCTGGCGACCTTGTCATTACGATGGGGGCCGGCGATATATGGAAGGTTGGGCATGAGTTGGCCAAGAGCTTGGCCTAA